The region tctttgttgtggatgccgcttggctctctagtgttaaattATGGTCCAaggtaacgctgaggattttacAGAACTGTTTGACATAAATGTTTGTGCTAGTGCTGACCTTGGCTCACCAGCTGATAGAATTTGGTCCACATTCGCCCCTGTAACAATGGAGGAGATTAAGTCTGTTTTAGGTAGGCTTTTTAAATCTTCATGTCCTCTTGACCCCTGCCCAAGCAATTTTATAAACTCAGCTCCAGAAAGTATCTACATTTGGATTACTTTTTTTGTAAACATGTTACTGtcagaaggcttttttttttttttaaaagacttcTACCATGGGAAAATTATTTTTACTCCTATACCAAAAACCACAAAGGCAGACATGTCAGAACCTAGCAATTTTAGGCCCATAGCTGATATACCATTGATCACCAAACTGGTTGAAGCTATTGTAAGTAATTATCTGTCTTTTTATATTCATTTCAAATATTGCATCCATCCCAGATTGCCTTCAGAAACGTGCACAGTACAGAAACATTGTTTCTGGCAATGGTCTCAAGAATTAAAGAATCCTTAGCCAAAGGCCAGCAAACTATCCTATTACAATTTGACATCTCTGTGCcgcctttgacatggtaaatcatgaTATTTTACTGTATAAACTGAGTATGAACAGATTAACTGGTTCAGAACATTTCTGATAGAACAATCTTATGTAATGAAGAAATCTGACAACTTTCATACTCctggagttccacagggttccCCATTGTCTCTTTTGCTTTACATTATTATGAGCTTTTTGAGATCTCTTTCCCAAGAACAGGATACTGTATTATTTTCTTATGCTGACATTGATTTGCTTATTGTTTTGATTTCCTCCAAAATTTCTGATTGTATTACTAATTTAAATGATTGGGCTAATTCTCATAAACTCAAATTAAATGCTCTAATAACAAATATCCTCTGGTTTAAAAAGAATGACCAACTGACACCAGACTGTATTACATTAAGGTCTGATGAGATTACCAGTTGTCACAAAATAAGAATTGACATTCTATACGATGTCTGGAAAAAATGGGACCCcatacatagtttcaaaatactttgcaattgtttaaacatttaggaccctgtttactaaggtacactatcatttttagcacacgctaaaaatgagcacgtgctaatactagagacatccataagaatatatgggtatctctagcattagagcacattaatttttagcatgcagagtggaggagtggtctagtggttagggtggtggactttggttctggggaactgagttcaattcccacctcaggcacaagcagctcctcgtgactctgggcaagtcacttaaccctccattgctgcattgagcctgccatgagtgggaaaatgcagggtacaaatgtaacaacaacaaaaatagtagtgtgcctacagcatggcttaataaacagggcccttagtaagttgtttgaaaatacattagtcaaACCTTTATTAGGAAAATCACTTACCAAATGCTTTGTCACTGAAATTTAATGGCAACTTTATCTTCTTGAATAAATGCCATTTTGCTACAATggatcttaatggtcacttcctgaataATGTCATTGTGAAAACACGaatcatccagtttttacagcatcttaCAGTAACACCTGTCAATAATCCTAATCATTTTTTAATAATAGTACATTTGTTTGTGGAttttttggaaaaatgttgggagtCCTGTTTTTTTCCAGCACCGTGTACATGTTTACTCCCTGCTTTCCCTCCCAACTTCTGGGACTATCATTGATCAGGTATGATAGCCTTTTTTAAATAACCTGATAGGAAAAAGGGCAAAGTAAATATACAATGAGAAATATCTAAAGAAATCTGAGTATATTTTTAACACCTTTAACCCAAGAGGTCATCATAGCAGGAAGGTTCCCTACCTGTATTCCCTACTATATGTTTACACGAATCCTAAAGGCATCCTTTTAACTATCGGCCTCTAAATGTCTTAGGTGTTATATGCTGACAAACAACCACAAAGAAGGTAACAACTGAGTGCAAACAGTGCATAGAAGTTCGGCATGGATGCCATGATATTGAGAGCATAAAGATATCCCCTGAAGAATCCCAATGGGTGAAACGGAGGCCCTGttgggacttttttttaaataaattgatAAGTGCTCACTTTTCGTTTCAGCCAGAAGCACAGTGGTTGTACAATCTGTAATAGTAttgaaaataatattttaaaatttttgattaAAAAATAGTTATAAAATTGATCACATTGAACATTATTTGGAGTTGATTAAGGGAGTATTTTAGACCAATGAGTGAGAGTGGAGTCTAACTGTGGAACAACATGGTGAGAAATTCAAAGGTGTTGCCACAGACTTCTGAGGTCTTCTTCTCCCTATTTATCAGTTGTTACCTTCTTTGTGGTTGTTTATCAGTATTGACATTTTAAGAaagtttttttccttcctttttggtCCTTTGTTATAAGACCATTCTGTACAATGTCTCTTCCTCTAAATTCAGGTGTATGTGAGCAGACGTGAATGTGGACATGTGATCGCTGAACTGGCTGTGTAGGAGTAACTATAATGCTAGAGCAGCACTTCTCAATCACTGTACTGCAGCAGTCCTGGTGCAATCTTCTCCCACACCTCTAGGGGCAGCAGGAGAAAATCAGCACTTTATATCCATCATGTGCCTCCCCCTTCACTGAATTCACTCTGAAGTTTATGTTCATGAGATCTTGTAATCCCACTGGCAGGGCTGGGATTAAGGGGATGCAAACAGGGCAACTGCCATGGGCCTCCATGCTACAAGTGATTTCAAACCTGTCCATGCTACAAGTGATCTCAAACCTGTGGAAGAAAGAATAAAGGAGTAGGCTTTTATTGCACCACAGGAATACTGCGCCTGAAAATAGCCATGCTTCACCTTCATAAGTCTGCGTTGGGGCAATGACTAGAGGGGAATGAACAAATGAACACTTCCCTCTCAAATTAGCCATCACTAGCCTCCAAACTGCTCCTTAGGAGTCCCAGTATTCAACCTCTAGTCTTTGCCCTGATACAGCTTAGTGTAGGCAAAACATGGTCATGTCAGGCATAGTATTTCTGTGGTGCAATAAAAACCTTTAACTTCTACTCCATTCTTCATTTGGAGGTCTGCTGTTATTTCTGCTGACCTAAGCATTGCAGATCCCTGCCTCTGTTTTGATCCCACAGTGGAAGAAAGTGCAGCCTACCGGCTGGCTCTGGGTGTTtgtcccaaatttctgccctggcccCAGAATTGTTGACACCAGTCTGGCTCACGGGATCTACTGATACCATACATTGAAACATCAACAAGGAACCACATAGTTTAATAGGTGCCTGTGTTAAAATCATAATCAAGCAATTTCACATGGGTTTTCGCTTGTGCCATAGTGTTAATACATAGTGTGCTCATTAGCCCAGTTAGCACATCAGCACCACCATGGAGAAAACCTTTAATACTACTGACCTACAATCTTTAATTTATAAAACAATGTTGTTATTTACattaaaaatactttaaaatgtCTTTAAAGGATTACGAGGTAAGAATGGAGcagcaggagcaactggagaGAAAGGAGATCAAGGAGAAAGCGGAAAACAAGGGCCTTCAGGAGCAAGAGGTGACAAAGGAAAAGTAGGTGCACACGGACCTCTTGGGCTCAAGGGAGATAAAGGGCAACGAGGTGAAGTGGGATTACCTGGGATCTGTAAGTGTGGCAGTATAATGCTGAAATCTGCCTTCTCTGTTGGAATCACCACTAGCTACCCAGAGGAACGATTACCAATAATATTCAACAAGGTCCTCTTTAATGAAGGAGACCATTACAACCCTTCCACTGGAAAGTTTATTACTGCTATTCCTGGCATTTACTATTTTTCTTATGACATCACCCTAGCAAATAAGCATCTTGCCATTGGGCTAGTACATAATGGTGAATACCGGATAAAGACATTCGATGCCAACACCGGAAACCATGACGTCGCTTCTGGATCTACAGTGATGTACCTCAAACCAGAGGATGAAGTGTGGCTTGAAATCTTTTACACAGATCAAAATGGTTTGTTCTCTGACCCAACTTGGGCAGACAgtctgttttcaggatttctgttatATGCTGACACAGATTATCTTGACACTTTAATAGAGGATGAAGACCTTTGATGTGGACAATGTTCTTACTTCTCTGACAGTTTAATGCAAGATGAACTTAGTGTTTACATAATCAGAAATCATAATGACTTGAATCAATGGCAATCGCTTTTTTTCTGAAGGAAAAGCATGTTTATTTTATAGAAGACATGTTGTTCTAGAACAGGGGTGAACAAttacagtcctcgagggccacaaccaatcaggttttcaagatttccacaatgaatataaatgagaactatttgcatacaatggaagcagtacatacaaatcaatctcatgcatatttattgcggAAATCATGAAAACCTGTCTGAGTTGTGGCCGTCAAGGACTGTGGTTTCCCACCCCTGTTCTAGAATGACTAACAGATGCTACCATGGACACTTTAAGTACAACACATTTCACCATGTGGTCTAGAAGACCACATATATCAGGACTTACAAAAACCAAAAGCTGCACAATTCCAAAGCAATATCACAAAATAGTATTtacaataatatttttttttaaatgaaaggaTGATCCCTTGAACTGTTTCTAGAAATTCAATTTTAACAAGTAGAGAAATGCACATTCTTATATAGTGTCACGTGATGGTGCATTTCCCCTTTCCTTCATTCATAGACTAAGACATGTCTACATGAGAAACTCAGTTGAAACAGCCATAATACAGTATTTCAGTAAAGTAGCAGAGGGTATGCTAATGGGTGACTGGATGGATGGGCCTAGAGTAGGTAGTGACTAATGGTATATGTGaggtgcatatgtgtgtgtgaaaCAATGGTATGATGTGCATATCTTTTCTATGGGGAGAGTTTAGCTGTTTATCTGTGGGGATGTAATGGTgggatgtgtgtatgtatatgcatatatttttttttttgggggggggggagtgtcttgGGGgcagtgtgtgtgacagtgtatATACAGAAAATTTATGGCTGTGGGCATGAAGACTTCTCTCTCCCTTATACTTTCCTCTGCCCTCCTGCACACTTCCTATCACTCTCACCTTCTTATGCTGTCAGTATCCTCCCTCTTACActctctgtccttcccttccaCACTCCCATGCATTTTCCCTCTCCCCTGGCAACCCCTTCACTCTTTCCTTCCATTCTACTTCCCTCTCTTTCCTTTATTCTTCTCTTATGCAGCTTCTTTATGTTCcatccctctcttttccttttctcctcctTAACCCCACCCCTTCCCTTATGCTCCATCCCTCACCCACCCTTTGCCTTCTCTAAAGTCAGTCCAGTATTCACTGGCAGAATCCAAGGACTCTCACCaacccttcactctctcctttctctgcacagatggatgaaaagacaaatggacaaactCTCCAAATGGTGCTATTGCTTAAGCGAAATAATGCGTCAAAATAATTATAATTATGGTTCTGCTTATGAATATGCTCTTAATAAGTAATAGAAGGTATGTGTTATAAAACTACAGGAGTGATTatctgaaaaaataaaaaggccCCAAATTAGATCCTGAtgggaaatggatggagggggtggggggctgagTCAAGCTTTGCTCTCTTTGGTTTACCTtgtttcttctctcccccaccccccacctaccTTCCTGGGTCCACTACATATCTTTGGCAGTTAGTAGGATGCTGCCTTGAGCCTCTCACATTTCTTTGATGGCTGATAAGCAGATGAACACTAGTTGCCATACGTTCCTgcatttttttcaatatataaaGTAATGAACACCACAGGGCATCCCATGCCTGTATCAGTCGCAAGTATTTTTGAAACTGACAGGCCAGCACTTCCCAACTGCTGATCACTTGATGAACAAGATcagccctgggcaagtcacttaagctgccattgcctcaggtgcaaacttacacCTTGATGCAGTCAGCAGTGCATTATGCTTCAGTGCACCACATTCTAATACAAGCACTATGAAACTACGGAGATTACAAGGGCattaaagagtgtgcactgtcagaaaaaaaaaaaaacagcacacacaACTGCAGTAATACACAGCCATATGCTGAATTGCAACTAAAATATCTCCCTTCCTATCAGTGTGTGAGTGGAGATTGGCTTATGAAGGAaggcatttctaaaaaaaaaaaaaaattaaaaagctgaCCAGCCTCTTGGACTGCCCAATCCTACCCAATATCAATTCCCTAGTGGCTCAGTGGCCCTGCACACCAcctgaatgcccccccccccctcagactgCTGTGACCCCTACCCTCTGGGGCTATCTGGTCCAGGTATCCCTGGCCTGGGAATCTGACAGGGGAAGGCCTTCAACCACAAAGCCCCTGTAGTGGTGGACTGGACCCCCAGACCAATTATACTTACCTGGTCTGGGAAGGCATCCTACAGCATCCCTCTCTTTACACTGCCATCTTTGAAAATGGTGATGCTTGAAAGCTAGCAGTGCATCAGAATTGACTGCTAGGGGGCAGTCTGCCAAATAAAGCTCTTAATTTGGAAGCGCTGCTGTACTTGGATTATAGTGGCACTGGAGGCAGAAGCAGGCgggcattgctcctgcttccCAACACTAGAGGCTGGTGGAAAGAGTTGGGAGTTCTGGGGGCTCATGTAGGCTATCAGGGATCTTGGGTCATCTAAGGTGTGTGCTGTACTTCACCTCAGATGACCCATTTGCTCCCTCAATGCATCTGTTTACTCCAGCCCTGAGCAGAAGAATGCTTGgaaaagagtacaaaaaaaatgcactaaattttgcctcctttttttaatattgggGGAATCTGGCACTCAACATTTTGTGTGCCCACTGTGATACCCTTTAATGCAGTTGCTTTACTGCTGATTTTCCCATgctaaaaatgttttctgatttgGGAATAAGATTAGCTTAGGATAATCAAGAGTAAAATCACTGAGCAAAAAGTGCAGCTTACAACATTGACCTCTTAGATCGTAAGCCCTCTGAGGATAcagaaatacctattgtaccggaatgtaactcaccttaagctattGCTGAAAAAGGAATGAGTCAAATTTTTTAGTCCACAAGTTTTCAGAGTTCTCAGGATGACTTAAAATTTGCTGTAAATCAAAATGCTTTCAGATCAGTGACTCATCTTGACCCAGTAGAAAATCACGACATTACTACTACGACTATTACTAATTAGGAATGTTTTTTTCAAAGATGAACAGTTGTGCACCTGATGCACACAGAAAATGGGACCAATTTTCAGCCAGTATTTGTTATTTAAAACCCCCTCTATTTATCCAGTTGGATTCTTGAATGGGACATCTGATTAGATAACTAAGGGTCTGATATTTAGCCACTGACAGTGTTTTGATGACCACCACCaacgttaaacccagaaattcaatgccaggccatgtctgagtttcagcattgaatttctggcttTCTGGAGCCAACAAACACATaacgatattc is a window of Microcaecilia unicolor chromosome 2, aMicUni1.1, whole genome shotgun sequence DNA encoding:
- the C1QTNF7 gene encoding complement C1q tumor necrosis factor-related protein 7 isoform X2; this translates as MLILLYIASFTFYTSGQPLNNKLKGEKTFPTYICSIPGLPGPAGPPGANGSPGPHGRIGLPGRDGRDGRKGEKGEKGNAGLRGKNGAAGATGEKGDQGESGKQGPSGARGDKGKVGAHGPLGLKGDKGQRGEVGLPGICKCGSIMLKSAFSVGITTSYPEERLPIIFNKVLFNEGDHYNPSTGKFITAIPGIYYFSYDITLANKHLAIGLVHNGEYRIKTFDANTGNHDVASGSTVMYLKPEDEVWLEIFYTDQNGLFSDPTWADSLFSGFLLYADTDYLDTLIEDEDL
- the C1QTNF7 gene encoding complement C1q tumor necrosis factor-related protein 7 isoform X1, encoding MCFIHKESRMLILLYIASFTFYTSGQPLNNKLKGEKTFPTYICSIPGLPGPAGPPGANGSPGPHGRIGLPGRDGRDGRKGEKGEKGNAGLRGKNGAAGATGEKGDQGESGKQGPSGARGDKGKVGAHGPLGLKGDKGQRGEVGLPGICKCGSIMLKSAFSVGITTSYPEERLPIIFNKVLFNEGDHYNPSTGKFITAIPGIYYFSYDITLANKHLAIGLVHNGEYRIKTFDANTGNHDVASGSTVMYLKPEDEVWLEIFYTDQNGLFSDPTWADSLFSGFLLYADTDYLDTLIEDEDL